A genome region from Hevea brasiliensis isolate MT/VB/25A 57/8 chromosome 9, ASM3005281v1, whole genome shotgun sequence includes the following:
- the LOC110670321 gene encoding protein FAR-RED IMPAIRED RESPONSE 1-like has translation MAGLSQGRPYRRQLFDEIFDFSEDDSLFTEDVEEDESAGDQDMNEGVAIKEGKQLVRNHQKDKLSAKINAILRENGMWQISKVISSHNHELEPSMSRLMVAHRSLNMDMKRRLEANDIAGIRPAKSIRLLEVQAGGLENLSCLSKDCRNFIERKRRLRLGDGDAEAIHKLFVRMQRNDPEFFYSFDLDDDSRLSNVLWVHPRSRAAYEEFNDVVSFDTTYLVNRYKLPFATIVGVNHHGQSILLGCALISHEDVNTFKWLFMTWLEAMEDVHPNSILTYQCESMRKAIREVMPNTRHRFCLWHILCKVPEKFKGVTDYDSACLEFKAVIYDSLTIEMFERNWNEFVVKYGLERNEWLSKLYVDREYWVPIYLNHTFWAGMVSTQRSESMHAYFDGYVNSMSTLKQFVEQYEIAMCDKNEKEFYADFKSKNTVVNCISVFKWEQQFQKAFTNSIFKLVQEEIKRMWYCHVIQPTEEGRREADNEPGIERHKIMEKSIINNWFRREFVYDVEYRENGQYFSCNYKKFESKGILCCHIMRLMSLKDIKFINERYLLRRWRKDVNRVHSKKFFHGGYPHMTEEFEKYREMERLFQEASDLAYDDNKIKFVKQRLAELKRDLLSWNDGMIAPTSNAQVTIDTNNVDENEENERVILNPHVTRSRGRPRINRHRSVREITQRANSGRNRKRWKAA, from the exons atggcGGGGTTAAGTCAGGGAAGGCCATATCGTAGGCAAttgtttgatgagatatttgattttagtgaagatgatagTTTGTTCACTGAAGATGTGGAGGAAGATGAATCAGCTGGTGATCAAGATATGAACGAAGGAG TTGCGATAAAGGAAGGAAAGCAATTGGTGCGAAATCATCAAAAGGATAAATTGTCTGCAAAGATTAATGCAATCCTAAGAGAAAATGGAATGTGGCAGATTTCAAAAGTTATTTCAAGTCACAATCACGAATTGGAACCTTCTATGTCTAGATTGATGGTTGCTCACAGGTCACTGAATATGGATATGAAGAGGAGATTGGAGGCAAACGATATAGCTGGCATAAGACCCGCAAAAAGCATTAGGTTGCTTGAAGTTCAAGCAGGTGGACTAGAAAATTTAAGCTGTTTGTCAAAGGATTGTCGAAACTTCATTGAGCGAAAGAGGAGGCTACGACTTGGTGATGGTGATGCTGAGGCTATACATAAGTTGTTTGTGAGAATGCAACGAAACGATCCTGAGTTTTTCTATTCATTTGATCTTGATGATGATTCCAGGCTTTCAAATGTTCTATGGGTTCATCCTCGTAGTCGAGCTGCTTACGAGGAATTCAATGATGTTGTTAGTTTTGACACTACTTACCTTGTTAATCGATACAAGTTGCCATTTGCCACCATTGTTGGAGTAAATCATCATGGGCAATCTATTTTATTAGGATGCGCCTTGATCTCACATGAAGATGTAAACACTTTTAAGTGGTTGTTCATGACGTGGCTTGAAGCAATGGAAGATGTTCATCCTAATTCTATTCTTACATATCAATGCGAGAGCATGAGGAAAGCCATTAGGGAGGTAATGCCTAATACTAGACACAGATTTTGCTTGTGGCATATATTATGCAAGGTACCTGAGAAGTTTAAGGGTGTTACTGATTATGATAGTGCATGCCTTGAGTTTAAAGCTGTAATATATGATAGCTTAACCATCGAGATGTTTGAGAGAAATTGGAATGAGTTTGTGGTGAAGTATGGGTTGGAAAGAAATGAATGGCTTTCCAAACTATATGTTGATAGGGAGTATTGGGTTCCAATTTATCTCAATCACACATTTTGGGCTGGAATGGTTTCGACTCAAAGGAGTGAGAGCATGCATGCCTATTTTGATGGGTATGTTAACTCAATGAGCACACTAAAGCAATTTGTGGAGCAGTATGAGATTGCTATGTGTGACAAGAATGAAAAGGAGTTCTATGCTGATTTCAAATCAAAAAACACAGTTGTAAATTGCATATCTGTTTTTAAATGGGAACAACAGTTTCAAAAGGCATTTACTAATTCAATATTCAAGCTCGTTCAAGAGGAGATTAAACGAATGTGGTATTGCCATGTCATTCAGCCAACTGAAGAGGGAAGGCGTGAAGCAGATAATGAGCCAGGAATTGAGAGACATAAAATTATGGAGAAATCCATAATCAACAACTGGTTTCGGAGGGAGTTTGTTTATGATGTAGAGTACAGGGAAAATGGCCAATATTTCAGCTGCAATTATAAGAAATTCGAATCAAAAGGAATATTGTGCTGCCATATCATGAGGTTGATGTCACTCAAAGACATAAAGTTCATCAACGAACGATATTTGCTTAGGCGATGGAGAAAAGATGTTAACCGTGTCCATAGTAAAAAGTTTTTTCACGGAGGGTACCCACATATGACAGAGGAGTTTGAGAAATACAGGGAGATGGAGAGGTTATTTCAAGAAGCATCCGATTTGGCTTACGATGACAATAAGATCAAATTTGTGAAACAACGGTTGGCTGAATTGAAGCGGGATTTATTGAGCTGGAATGATGGAATGATTGCTCCTACCAGTAATGCACAGGTTACTATTGACACTAACAATGTTGATGAAAACGAAGAAAATGAAAGAGTTATTCTTAATCCACATGTGACTCGTAGTCGTGGACGGCCACGAATAAACAGGCACAGATCAGTAAGGGAGATCACTCAACGAGCAAATTCTGGTAGGAATAGAAAGCGATGGAAGGCGGCGTAG